A section of the Lutra lutra chromosome 3, mLutLut1.2, whole genome shotgun sequence genome encodes:
- the LOC125096133 gene encoding sushi, von Willebrand factor type A, EGF and pentraxin domain-containing protein 1-like has translation MSQEDCQPCPGGWFCSRAGLSFPEAPCKGGWFCPRASVSGHSPGTLCPVGHSCPPGSLEPQLCPPGQYQDEPGQSLCKICLAGKFCSFRIQRPGTRPTWPVNCPPGYYCPLGTWSPTQHPCPRGTFREWPGARSAKDCRPCPAGQFCSDSGSGKPFPDGLCSPGYYCPPGQTSATPTSFRCPRGFYCPEGSPQPRACENGTFQPQEAKGSCEPCPAGFYCEASGTGPMAGGPNLCLQGYFCPPGSHSATANPCPRGTFGPRRGASAELDCELCPAGMFCSSEGLSQPSGLCHVAYYCTGGAVSPTPLRHKVEAPGLSGNDICPPGFFCPRGTGFPVPCLPGFYSSAPGLASEDQCLPGPPGHYCSHPGLSHAMEAELCDAGYIYLGGSAVPSPSDGTHGYRCPPGSHCPPGAQSEQPCEPGTFSPLPGADTCLPCPGGTYCQKAATVKPTTCPKGHYCPGGTSSALPCPEGTLNPREGALSPRACQPCPAGRYCPGEGNGQTEGPCSAGYYCEGGAASPTPQRKSAFPLNGPCPQGHYCTQGTLYPVPCPMGTTRSSPGEHLPCVSHPLPAMGPSSFKLPTLTP, from the exons ATGTCTCAGGAGGATTGCCAGCCATGCCCAGGTGGCTGGTTCTGCTCCAGGGCTGGCCTGAGCTTCCCAGAAGCCCCATGCAAAGGAGGCTGGttctgccccagggcctctgTCTCTGGGCACAGTCCAG GGACTCTCTGCCCTGTTGGGCACTCGTGCCCCCCAGGCAGCCtggaaccccagctctgccccccagGGCAGTATCAGGATGAACCGGGACAGAGCCTCTGCAAGATATGCCTGGCTGGAAA GTTCTGTTCCTTCAGGATCCAGAGACCAGGCACCAGGCCTACTTGGCCAGTGAACTGTCCTCCTGGCTACTACTGCCCTTTGGGTACCTGGAGCCCCACCCAGCACCCATGTCCCAGGGGCACCTTCCGAGAATGGCCTGGCGCACGCAGTGCTAAGGATTGTAGGCCTTGTCCTGCAGGACAGTTCTGCTCAGATTCAG GGTCCGGAAAACCCTTCCCAGATGGGTTATGCTCACCAGGTTATTATTGTCCTCCTGGCCAGACTTCAGCCACCCCTACATCTTTCCGGTGCCCCCGTGGCTTCTACTGTCCAGAGGGATCTCCCCAGCCAAGGGCCTGCGAGAACGGAACATTCCAGCCCCAGGAGGCCAAGGGGTCTTGTGAGCCATGCCCTGCAGGATTCTACTGTGAAGCCTCAGGCACAG GTCCCATGGCTGGTGGCCCCAACCTGTGCCTCCAGGGCTACTTCTGTCCCCCCGGCTCCCATTCAGCCACGGCCAACCCGTGCCCTCGGGGGACATTTGGGCCCAGGCGAGGGGCCAGTGCAGAGCTGGACTGTGAGTTGTGCCCAGCAG GGATGTTCTGCTCATCAGAAGGGCTGTCCCAGCCATCAGGGCTCTGCCACGTGGCCTACTACTGCACAGGAGGAGCAGTGTCTCCCACCCCCCTCAGACACAAG GTGGAGGCCCCGGGACTTTCTGGGAATGACATCTGCCCACCTGGCTTCTTCTGTCCCAGGGGAACAGGCTTCCCAGTGCCATGCCTGCCTGGGTTTTACTCCTCTGCTCCAGGCCTGGCCAGTGAGGACCAGTGCCTGCCGGGCCCCCCAGGGCACTACTGCAGCCATCCTGGGCTGTCCCATGCCATGGAGGCAGAGCTCTGCGATGCAGG GTACATCTACCTGGGAGGAAGTGCTGTGCCCTCACCTTCTGACGGAACCCATGGCTACAGATGTCCCCCTGGCTCCCACTGTCCCCCAGGGGCTCAGAGCGAGCAGCCCTGTGAGCCTGGCACTTTCAGCCCGTTGCCTGGGGCTGACACCTGCCTGCCCTGTCCAGGGGGCACCTACTGCCAAAAGGCTGCTACTGTGAAACCCACCACCTGCCCCAAAG GTCACTATTGCCCAGGAGGGACATCCTCCGCTCTTCCCTGCCCTGAGGGAACCCTGAACCCACGGGAAGGTGCTCTCTCTCCTAGGGCCTGCCAGCCCTGTCCTGCAGGGAGGTATTGCCCTGGGGAGGGCAACGGGCAGACTGAAG GACCCTGCTCAGCTGGTTACTACTGTGAGGGGGGAGCTGCCAGCCCCACTCCCCAGAGAAAATCTGCCTTTCCCCTCAATGGACCTTGCCCCCAAGGCCACTACTGCACCCAGGGGACTCTGTACCCTGTGCCCTGCCCCATGGGGACAACAAGGAGCAGCCCAGGTGAGCATCTGCCCTGTGTTTCCCATCCCCTCCCAGCTATGGGTCCCTCCTCCTTCAAACTCCCAACTTTAACACCCTAG
- the LOC125096135 gene encoding neurogenic locus notch homolog protein 4-like isoform X2 → MAGGPCPPGHFCPVGTGVPLPCPVGTFSDQMLLSMASECLSCPPGHFCGASGLTAPSGPCSPGYFCLEGASSPIPAGHSHQWGPCPRGHFCPSGTSHPQPCPAGSYSNLTGRASCFPCPAGYYCPENITTYSRHPCPAGFYCPRGTKYATQFPCPRGYYNPDPLTQSLDSCLPCPPGHHCGQENLTQASGPCDAGWFCVSAAWTSRPFDLDNYTSTNCLCPATATGGKCPSGSFCPEGTPEPIPCPPGSFCATSGLSTPSRPCQAGYFCAEGAESPAPEDGLTGAPCPPGTFCRYYCDSSAGPIQDFSLYPYPQGYFCPLGTAVATLHRCPVGTYGPRRGLRSITECQLCPAGKFCAGRAHGTNRRLCCRTLV, encoded by the exons ATGGCAGGGGGACCCTGTCCTCCAGGCCACTTCTGTCCAGTGGGCACAGgggtgcccctgccctgccctgtgggCACCTTCTCAGATCA gATGCTTCTCTCCATGGCGTCAGAGTGCCTGTCCTGCCCCCCTGGCCATTTCTGTGGTGCATCTGGACTCACTGCTCCCTCTGGACCCTGTTCCCCTGGCTACTTCTGTCTGGAAGGAGCCTCCTCCCCAATCCCAGCAG gTCATTCACATCAGTGGGGGCCCTGTCCCCGAGGCCACTTCTGCCCTAGTGGAACCAGCCACCCTCAGCCTTGTCCTGCTGGCTCCTATAGCAACCTGACTGGCCGAGcgtcctgcttcccctgccctgccGGCTACTACTGCCCTGAGAACATCACCACCTACAGCAGGCACCCCTGCCCCGCCGGCTTCTACTGCCCCAGAG GCACCAAATACGCCACACAGTTCCCCTGCCCTCGGGGCTACTACAACCCAGACCCACTGACCCAGAGCCTGGACAGCTGCCTGCCTTGTCCCCCAGGACACCACTGTGGGCAAGAGAACCTGACCCAGGCCTCTGGGCCCTGTGATGCAGG CTGGTTCTGTGTGTCAGCAGCCTGGACCTCCCGCCCCTTCGACTTAGACAACTACACCAGCACCAATTGCCTGTGCCCAGCCACAGCTACAGGGGGGAAGTGCCCATCTGGATCCTTTTGCCCCGAGGGTACCCCAGAACCCATACCCTGCCCACCGGGCTCTTTCTGCGCCACCTCTG GACTGTCCACTCCCAGCAGGCCCTGTCAGGCTGGCTACTTCTGTGCTGAAGGAGCAGAATCCCCAGCTCCAGAGGACGGGCTGACAggggccccctgccccccaggaacCTTCTGCC GTTATTACTGCGACTCGAGTGCTGGGCCCATCCAAGACTTCAGCCTATATCCTTATCCTCAAGGCTATTTCTGTCCCCTGGGCACAGCTGTGGCCACACTCCACAGATGCCCAGTGGGTACTTATGGCCCTCGGAGGGGACTAAGGAGCATCACTGAATGCCAGCTGTGTCCCGCTGGGAAATTCTGTGCTGGCAGGGCTCATGGCACCAACAG GAGACTGTGCTGCAGGACACTGGTGTAA
- the LOC125096135 gene encoding scavenger receptor class F member 1-like isoform X1 → MAPTGDCAAGHWCKGGGTSKDPTDGTQGLLCPAGHYCLEGAPVPTQCPPGTWSEEGNRTPEGCQDCSGGRLCSGGRLPIWLAPCYPGISCTSGTVATTPVEGLFGRSCPSGHFCPLEMADPSLCPPGSYASGTHTAKCYICPSGHYCVPGLRPQLCPRGFYCPEGTGLNWQPCPPGTYGPVLGLSSLPGCQACDGGRFCPRANATEAGGQCWKGFFCSRGSTRPNPEAGTEEEAGPCPQGHYCPRGSAVPQPCPPGTFSAHTKLSSEAACSPCPPGHYCSSAGLTSPSGPCSTGFFCRHGALVPNGSLGEETSGPCPAGHFCPPGTVTPRPCPAGTYNRLAAQGHCESCPEGFFCPSKPPLWWGMSVLQAITAQPPRPLLLSSPDPEAPTGHREGVSSSQTALSVIQAPTASCLGW, encoded by the exons ATGGCACCAACAG GAGACTGTGCTGCAGGACACTGGTGTAAGGGAGGAGGGACCAGCAAGGACCCCACTGATGGGACACAAGGCCTCCTCTGCCCTGCTGGGCACTACTGCCTAGAGG GAGCTCCTGTCCCCACCCAATGCCCACCTGGTACCTGGTCTGAGGAAGGGAACAGAACCCCAGAAGGATGTCAAGATTGCTCTGGAGGGAGACTCTGCTCTGGCGGCCGCCTGCCAATCTGGCTGGCACCCTGCTACCCAGG CATTTCCTGCACTAGCGGAACTGTCGCTACCACCCCCGTGGAGGGGCTCTTTGGGAGATCCTGTCCCTCTGGGCACTTCTGTCCTCTGGAAATGGCTGACCCCTCTCTGTGTCCTCCTGGCTCCTATGCCTCTGGCACCCACACAGCAAAATGTTACATCTGTCCCAGCGGCCACTACTGTGTTCCAGGGTTGAGGCCACAGCTATGTCCGAGAG GTTTCTACTGCCCTGAAGGGACAGGGCTTAACTGGCAGCCCTGCCCCCCAGGCACCTATGGCCCCGTGCTGGGACTGAGTAGCCTGCCAGGATGTCAAGCCTGTGACGGAGGCAGGTTCTGCCCCAGGGCCAATGCTACAGAAGCCGGCGGACAGTGCTGGAAAGGTTTCTTCTGCTCCAGAGGATCCACCCGGCCTAATCCAGAGGCTGGCACTGAAG AGGAGGCTGGCCCATGTCCTCAAGGACACTACTGTCCCAGGGGTTCAGCCGTGCCCCAGCCCTGTCCACCTGGCACCTTCAGCGCACACACCAAGCTCAGCTCAGAG GCTGCCTGCTCCCCGTGCCCGCCTGGCCACTACTGCAGTTCAGCGGGTCTCACCAGCCCTTCTGGGCCCTGCAGCACAGGCTTCTTCTGCCGCCACGGGGCCCTCGTTCCCAACGGCTCCCTAGGAGAAGAGACCAGTGGCCCTTGCCCTGCAG GGCACTTTTGTCCCCCAGGCACTGTtacccccaggccctgcccagcaGGCACCTACAACAGGCTAGCTGCCCAGGGCCACTGTGAGTCTTGTCCTGAGGG tttcttctgCCCATCAAAACCTCCTCTGTGGTGGGGAATGAGTGTCCTGCAGGCCATTACTGCCCAGCCTCCACGTCCTTTGCTTCTCAGTTCCCCTGACCCCGAGGCACCTACAGGCCACAGAGAGGGGGTGTCCAGCAGTCAGACTGCACTCTCTGTGATCCAG GCTCCTACTGCCTCCTGCCTGGGCTGGTGA